From Candidatus Peregrinibacteria bacterium, the proteins below share one genomic window:
- a CDS encoding Bro-N domain-containing protein, which translates to MDSKQIAIFEGKKIRKTIYNNEWWFSVIDVIEALINSDRPSVYWTAMKARVKDESEFQLSTICRQLKLLAEDGKMRETDCANTEGIFRIIQSIPSPKAEPFKRWLAKVGYERVQEIENPELAQERMKKLYEQKGYSKDWTQKRLRGIAIRQNLTDEWQDRGIHRKSDYAILTAEISKATFGMTPSEYRKHKNIPEESKANLRDNMTDLELIFTMLGEKVTTEISKKEQPKGIPANKKVANRGGGVAGNARKETEKELGESVISSENYLPEKNSKKYLP; encoded by the coding sequence ATGGATTCAAAGCAAATTGCCATTTTTGAAGGCAAGAAAATTCGAAAAACAATTTATAACAATGAATGGTGGTTTTCGGTGATTGATGTAATAGAAGCGCTTATAAACAGTGATCGCCCAAGTGTTTATTGGACTGCTATGAAAGCAAGAGTAAAAGATGAAAGCGAATTTCAACTATCTACAATTTGTAGACAGTTGAAGCTTTTGGCTGAAGACGGAAAAATGCGTGAGACCGACTGTGCCAACACAGAAGGCATCTTTCGCATTATCCAATCCATTCCTTCTCCAAAAGCTGAGCCATTTAAACGTTGGCTCGCGAAAGTAGGATATGAGAGAGTGCAAGAAATTGAAAATCCTGAATTGGCACAGGAGCGAATGAAAAAACTCTACGAGCAAAAAGGATATTCCAAAGATTGGACTCAAAAACGGCTTCGCGGAATAGCGATTCGTCAAAATCTTACAGATGAATGGCAAGATCGAGGCATTCACCGCAAAAGTGATTATGCGATTCTCACGGCGGAAATTTCTAAAGCAACTTTTGGAATGACGCCGAGCGAGTATAGAAAACATAAAAATATTCCAGAGGAATCAAAAGCAAATCTCCGAGATAACATGACCGATTTGGAGCTGATTTTTACAATGCTCGGAGAAAAAGTAACTACTGAAATTTCGAAAAAGGAACAGCCAAAAGGAATTCCGGCGAACAAAAAAGTGGCGAACCGCGGCGGCGGAGTTGCGGGAAACGCGAGGAAGGAAACAGAGAAAGAACTTGGAGAAAGTGTGATTTCTTCAGAAAATTATTTACCGGAGAAAAATTCAAAAAAATATTTGCCCTGA
- a CDS encoding virulence protein RhuM/Fic/DOC family protein: MKNEIIIYQTKSGALELKGDLKKETLWASQQQIVELFGVDQSVVSRHIRNIFKDGEINPKSNMQKMHIANSDRPIAFYSLDVLLSVGYRTNSKVAIAFRKWATKTLRQHILEGYTLNKKALAKNYGVFLQAVEDVKKLLPAGGQIKTEDALELIKMFASTWLSLDAYDKELLPKSGATKKQIAITMESVSHALFQLKEELISKKEASELFGIEKTHGSMSGIVGNIFQSFGGRDLYPTLEEKAAHLLYFVVKNHPFVDGNKRSGAFSFVWFLRKANILNPQKLTPEALTALTLFVAESNPKEKDRMVGLILMLLKR; the protein is encoded by the coding sequence ATGAAAAACGAAATTATTATTTACCAAACAAAGTCCGGTGCTCTTGAGCTCAAAGGAGACTTGAAAAAAGAAACCTTGTGGGCGAGCCAACAACAAATTGTCGAGCTTTTTGGCGTTGACCAATCTGTTGTATCTCGCCATATTCGAAATATTTTCAAAGACGGTGAAATCAATCCAAAAAGCAATATGCAAAAAATGCATATTGCAAATTCTGATAGACCAATAGCGTTTTATTCTCTTGATGTCCTTTTGTCCGTTGGATACAGAACAAATTCAAAAGTGGCCATTGCATTCCGAAAATGGGCCACCAAAACTTTGCGCCAGCATATTTTGGAAGGCTACACGCTCAATAAAAAAGCACTCGCAAAAAATTACGGCGTCTTTTTGCAAGCGGTCGAAGACGTGAAAAAACTTCTTCCCGCTGGCGGACAAATTAAAACTGAAGATGCTCTGGAACTCATCAAAATGTTCGCCTCCACGTGGCTCTCTCTTGATGCCTATGACAAAGAACTGCTCCCAAAATCAGGTGCAACGAAAAAACAGATAGCGATAACAATGGAAAGTGTTTCTCACGCACTCTTCCAACTGAAAGAAGAACTGATTTCTAAAAAAGAAGCGAGTGAACTCTTTGGAATTGAGAAAACGCACGGAAGTATGTCTGGAATCGTCGGAAATATTTTTCAATCATTTGGTGGGAGAGATCTGTATCCGACACTCGAAGAAAAAGCCGCGCATCTTCTTTATTTCGTCGTGAAAAATCATCCATTTGTCGATGGCAACAAAAGGTCCGGAGCGTTTTCGTTTGTGTGGTTTCTCCGAAAAGCGAACATTCTGAATCCTCAGAAACTCACGCCAGAAGCGCTGACTGCGCTCACTCTTTTTGTGGCAGAAAGTAATCCGAAAGAAAAAGATCGAATGGTTGGGCTTATTTTGATGTTGCTCAAAAGATAA